One region of Oryzomonas sagensis genomic DNA includes:
- a CDS encoding pyridoxamine 5'-phosphate oxidase family protein, whose amino-acid sequence MISETMRQYIESAPVVYVASADAKGHPHVAAGNRLAVSGGSLLVFENWFCPMTLHNITRNTHVAVVVAAPGSKTGYQLIGRVVKPHDDTVEGESAGPVPLDITPALTRFVVRVEGIMEFSTGIHFDIPVNPGYSLPECLG is encoded by the coding sequence ATGATTTCGGAAACGATGCGTCAATACATTGAAAGCGCTCCCGTGGTCTATGTGGCTTCTGCGGATGCGAAGGGACATCCTCACGTGGCAGCCGGTAATCGCCTGGCTGTGAGCGGCGGGTCGCTTTTGGTGTTCGAGAACTGGTTTTGCCCGATGACGCTGCACAATATTACCCGCAACACCCATGTTGCGGTTGTGGTAGCCGCGCCCGGATCGAAGACCGGCTATCAGTTGATCGGCCGGGTCGTCAAGCCCCACGACGATACGGTCGAAGGAGAGAGCGCCGGACCCGTACCACTGGACATTACCCCCGCCTTGACCAGGTTCGTGGTTCGGGTCGAGGGAATCATGGAGTTTTCAACGGGGATACATTTCGATATCCCTGTCAATCCCGGATATTCACTGCCGGAATGCCTCGGGTAG
- a CDS encoding MASE1 domain-containing protein, with protein sequence MMTSNNELSPKSSIDSKPGSDFALQVVIIGLAYFTANKIALLFPDAERVLAAVWPAAGVGLAALLLSPRQIWPKTLIVIFAAGNSANLISGRPLINSLCFMTANCLESYCSAWLITRWCGDNITFSRVKEILALICASTLVNAFTATVSSAFAVIVGINSFQTFWSTWWVSDGLGLLIVTPAIVTLFRPHIINKKTLRLSRLAETACYFVVIIMFSLDAFNNNIVLLHIDRFPFLLFAVIAWGALRLNISAVAGSILILAIIAATGDTISRGPLIWGGNTPPERLLNVQMFIGILAATGLFLSASFAEARKAVQSERETGKRFRALIEQAPEAILIFEVDQLMLVDANPAAEKLFDCSRNVLIQGGLQRFYTMGQSDGQLIAELIEDHNQQVISGKIVTFEQQVQTAEGRFRLCEVHLVRLPSEHDNLIRASFIDITERKRVEEERIGLEKQLLHAQKLESLGVLAGGIAHDFNNLLMAIMGNADMALMRLSKESPAVENLRKIEQASARAADLAKQMLAYSGKGKFVVEPLDLNNLVEEMWHMLEVSISKKAVLRLNPYHPLPAVEADATQIRQIIMNLVINASEAIGDKSGIIAVTTGCLECNEIYLQGTWLTDAIHEGLYVYLEIADTGCGMDKETQDKIFDPFFTTKFAGRGLGMAAVLGIVRGHKGAIKVYSELNKGTTFKILLPASDRPAELFNGDSGHDDWHGEGTVLLVDDEETVRGIGTDMLKGLGFEVITANDGHVALDKYRDNPGITLVILDLTMPHMDGEQCFRELRQLDSKVKVIMSSGFSEQEVAQKFAGKGLAGFIQKPYKLSMLREEIKKVTAAHIKMS encoded by the coding sequence ATGATGACCTCAAACAATGAATTGTCCCCAAAATCCTCTATTGATAGCAAACCGGGCAGCGATTTTGCGCTCCAGGTTGTAATCATTGGCCTTGCCTATTTTACTGCCAACAAAATAGCGCTGCTTTTCCCCGACGCCGAAAGAGTTCTTGCTGCTGTCTGGCCCGCTGCCGGGGTAGGGTTGGCAGCTCTGCTCCTCTCACCACGCCAAATCTGGCCAAAAACTCTCATCGTCATATTCGCAGCCGGCAATAGTGCAAATCTTATCTCCGGACGTCCACTAATCAACAGCCTCTGTTTCATGACAGCGAATTGCCTCGAATCATATTGCAGTGCCTGGCTGATTACTCGTTGGTGCGGCGACAACATTACCTTTTCCAGAGTAAAGGAGATATTGGCCCTCATCTGCGCCAGCACCCTGGTAAACGCCTTCACGGCAACAGTGAGCAGTGCTTTTGCTGTCATTGTTGGTATCAATTCTTTCCAGACATTCTGGTCGACCTGGTGGGTGTCGGATGGCCTTGGCCTGCTGATCGTCACCCCTGCCATTGTTACCTTGTTCAGGCCACATATCATTAACAAAAAGACTTTACGGCTCAGTCGGCTTGCCGAAACCGCCTGCTACTTTGTCGTGATAATCATGTTTAGCCTGGATGCATTTAATAATAACATCGTCCTGTTGCATATTGACCGATTCCCGTTTCTCTTATTTGCAGTAATTGCATGGGGGGCTTTGCGCCTGAACATCAGCGCGGTTGCAGGCAGCATCCTCATACTGGCAATCATTGCCGCCACCGGTGATACCATTAGCAGAGGGCCACTTATTTGGGGAGGTAACACTCCTCCGGAGCGTCTGCTGAATGTGCAAATGTTTATCGGTATCCTTGCTGCAACCGGGCTGTTTCTCTCCGCCAGTTTCGCCGAGGCCAGGAAAGCAGTCCAATCTGAGCGTGAGACCGGGAAACGTTTCCGCGCTTTGATCGAACAGGCTCCTGAAGCAATCTTGATATTTGAAGTGGATCAGTTGATGCTGGTTGATGCAAACCCTGCCGCCGAAAAGTTGTTCGACTGTAGTCGCAATGTTCTTATCCAGGGTGGTCTGCAACGATTTTATACCATGGGGCAATCTGATGGACAGTTGATTGCCGAGTTAATTGAAGACCACAATCAACAGGTCATATCCGGCAAAATCGTAACCTTTGAACAACAAGTCCAGACCGCTGAAGGCAGGTTCAGACTGTGCGAGGTGCACCTTGTCAGGCTGCCATCGGAGCATGATAATCTGATCCGGGCAAGCTTCATCGACATCACGGAGCGCAAACGGGTCGAGGAGGAACGCATTGGCCTGGAGAAACAGCTACTGCACGCTCAAAAGTTGGAATCGTTGGGGGTCCTTGCAGGCGGCATCGCACATGACTTTAACAACCTTCTCATGGCCATCATGGGCAATGCCGACATGGCCCTCATGAGACTTAGCAAGGAATCCCCCGCTGTGGAAAACCTGCGCAAGATTGAGCAAGCGTCTGCCCGCGCCGCCGATCTGGCCAAACAAATGCTTGCCTACTCCGGCAAGGGGAAGTTCGTGGTGGAACCACTCGACCTGAACAACCTGGTGGAAGAGATGTGGCATATGTTGGAGGTTTCTATATCCAAGAAAGCGGTGCTCCGCCTCAATCCGTATCATCCTCTCCCGGCCGTTGAGGCCGATGCCACCCAGATTCGCCAGATAATCATGAATCTGGTCATCAATGCCTCGGAGGCCATCGGCGACAAGAGCGGCATTATCGCCGTCACCACCGGTTGTCTTGAGTGCAACGAAATATACTTGCAGGGCACCTGGCTGACCGACGCAATCCACGAAGGGCTGTATGTCTATCTGGAAATAGCCGACACTGGTTGCGGCATGGACAAGGAGACACAGGATAAGATCTTTGACCCCTTCTTTACCACCAAGTTTGCCGGCCGGGGGTTGGGGATGGCTGCGGTGCTCGGCATCGTGCGCGGCCACAAGGGGGCAATCAAGGTCTACAGTGAACTGAACAAGGGGACAACCTTCAAGATCCTGCTTCCTGCCTCTGATCGACCCGCTGAGTTGTTCAACGGAGACAGCGGTCACGATGACTGGCATGGTGAAGGGACTGTCCTGCTGGTTGACGACGAAGAAACGGTTCGTGGCATCGGCACAGACATGCTCAAGGGATTGGGCTTCGAGGTCATCACCGCCAATGACGGGCATGTGGCGTTAGACAAATACCGTGATAATCCCGGAATCACCCTTGTCATCCTCGACCTGACCATGCCGCACATGGATGGCGAGCAATGTTTCCGGGAACTCAGGCAGCTTGATTCAAAAGTGAAGGTCATTATGTCCAGCGGTTTTAGTGAGCAGGAGGTGGCGCAGAAGTTCGCCGGCAAAGGTCTGGCCGGATTCATTCAGAAGCCCTACAAACTGTCAATGCTGCGGGAGGAGATCAAAAAAGTGACGGCTGCGCACATCAAGATGTCATAA
- a CDS encoding 4Fe-4S double cluster binding domain-containing protein: protein MQQSLCGRCSRCVKACPAKALQGPTWYPGLPREELLDAWACDQWKKEHYYQYQRGHACGMCTAVCPHGLRFPNGDVPS, encoded by the coding sequence ATGCAACAGAGTTTGTGCGGCCGTTGTTCCCGTTGCGTCAAGGCGTGCCCTGCAAAAGCTCTGCAGGGCCCTACGTGGTATCCCGGGCTGCCCCGTGAAGAACTTCTAGATGCCTGGGCCTGCGATCAGTGGAAAAAGGAACACTATTATCAATACCAGCGGGGACACGCTTGCGGAATGTGCACGGCGGTTTGCCCCCATGGACTCCGTTTCCCGAATGGTGACGTTCCATCTTGA
- a CDS encoding glycerol-3-phosphate acyltransferase, whose protein sequence is MTQTIIAITAAYLLGCFTTGYYLVRLSTGQDIRATASGNLGSRNVGRLLGTKGFILTFLGDAGKGLLAVWLARYLSPAPWLPCAALLAAVAGHIWPIQLGLRGGKGFATFAGGMILLKPLVLLAGLGLCVVAYPFLRGTTRTGLVALACSPLFVVAGQLRRGAPIMSPATALYCLLVVVVLYAHRTNIRKEFFNRGGCLR, encoded by the coding sequence TTGACACAAACCATTATCGCCATAACCGCCGCCTACCTGCTGGGCTGCTTCACCACCGGCTACTACCTGGTGCGGCTTTCGACCGGCCAGGATATCCGCGCCACTGCCAGCGGCAACCTGGGAAGCCGCAACGTGGGGCGTCTGTTGGGCACCAAAGGTTTTATCCTCACCTTTCTCGGCGATGCCGGGAAGGGGTTGTTGGCGGTCTGGCTGGCCCGCTACCTGAGCCCCGCCCCGTGGCTTCCCTGCGCCGCCCTGCTGGCGGCGGTCGCCGGGCACATCTGGCCGATACAGCTCGGCCTGCGCGGCGGCAAGGGATTCGCCACCTTCGCGGGGGGAATGATCCTGCTCAAGCCGCTGGTGCTGCTGGCCGGCCTGGGCCTCTGCGTTGTGGCCTATCCGTTCCTGCGCGGCACCACCAGGACCGGCCTGGTGGCCCTGGCCTGTTCCCCCCTGTTTGTTGTAGCAGGGCAACTGCGGCGCGGCGCTCCGATCATGTCCCCCGCAACGGCGCTCTACTGTCTGCTGGTGGTCGTGGTCCTCTACGCCCACCGTACCAACATCCGCAAGGAATTTTTCAACCGTGGCGGCTGTTTGAGATAA
- a CDS encoding MGDG synthase family glycosyltransferase produces MQNYRQSDITMTGTTGKRQKIAILSVSAGAGHVRAAQALQAAAEKWYPHLETVHVDLMALVPKLFKTIYADTYIKVVERHPAFWGYLYDKTDRDKVDSALSRLRSAIERLNTRKLKRVLAEIAPDHVICTHFLPAQLLARQIRKGEFKQPVWVQVTDFDVHALWIHEGLSGYFAAHDEVAWRMVERGIPAAGVRVTGIPIMPAFGEKQDRAACAAELGLDPDRKTLLMMSGGTGVGSIHLLAERLLKLEGDFQIVAMAGKNERLLADLRAMARQYPGRLFPLGFTRVIERAMTVSDLAITKPGGLTTSECLAMGLPMIVVSPIPGQEERNADFLLENGAAMKACDAGALAWRVAMLLQEPERLARMGKKALGLGRPDAARQVLEIVQGGL; encoded by the coding sequence GTGCAAAACTACCGACAGTCGGATATCACCATGACCGGCACCACCGGTAAACGGCAAAAAATCGCCATCCTGAGCGTCTCGGCCGGCGCCGGCCACGTGCGGGCCGCCCAGGCGCTCCAGGCCGCGGCGGAGAAATGGTATCCCCACCTGGAAACGGTCCACGTGGACCTGATGGCGCTGGTGCCCAAACTGTTCAAGACCATCTACGCCGATACCTACATCAAGGTGGTGGAACGCCACCCGGCCTTTTGGGGCTATCTCTACGACAAGACCGACCGCGACAAGGTGGATTCGGCTTTGAGCCGCCTGAGGAGCGCCATCGAGCGGCTCAATACCCGGAAGCTGAAACGGGTGCTGGCCGAGATCGCCCCGGACCATGTGATCTGCACGCATTTCCTGCCGGCCCAACTGCTGGCGCGCCAGATCCGCAAGGGGGAGTTCAAACAGCCAGTCTGGGTGCAGGTGACCGATTTCGACGTGCATGCCCTCTGGATTCACGAAGGACTGAGCGGCTACTTCGCCGCCCACGATGAGGTGGCCTGGCGCATGGTCGAGCGGGGTATCCCGGCGGCCGGCGTGCGGGTGACCGGCATCCCGATCATGCCGGCCTTCGGCGAAAAGCAGGACCGCGCCGCCTGCGCCGCTGAACTGGGGCTCGATCCCGACCGAAAAACGCTCCTGATGATGTCCGGCGGCACCGGTGTGGGGAGTATCCACCTCCTGGCCGAACGGCTGCTCAAACTGGAAGGTGATTTCCAGATCGTGGCCATGGCAGGCAAGAACGAGCGGCTGCTGGCCGATCTTCGGGCCATGGCCCGGCAGTATCCGGGGCGGCTCTTCCCTCTGGGGTTTACCAGGGTGATCGAGCGGGCCATGACGGTCAGCGACCTGGCCATCACCAAACCGGGCGGCCTGACCACCTCGGAATGCCTTGCCATGGGGCTGCCCATGATCGTGGTGTCGCCGATCCCGGGGCAGGAGGAACGCAATGCCGATTTTCTGCTGGAGAACGGCGCGGCCATGAAGGCCTGCGACGCCGGCGCCCTGGCCTGGCGGGTGGCAATGCTGCTGCAAGAGCCGGAGCGTCTGGCGCGCATGGGGAAAAAGGCCCTGGGGCTGGGGCGGCCGGATGCGGCCCGGCAGGTGTTGGAGATTGTACAAGGCGGGCTATGA